CCAGCCGCCGGCAGATGGCCAGGCCGAGGCCGCTGCCGCCATGCGATCGGGTCGCCGCCGCGGCCTGCGAGAAGGGCTGGAACAGGCGCGGGATCTCGTCGCGCGCGATGCCGCAGCCGCTGTCGGCCACCGTCCAGCGCAGGCGCGCGCCGGCGGCATCCCGCTCGACCGCGATCGCCACCTGCACGGCGCCGCGCTCGGTGAACTTGATCGCGTTGCCGACGAGGTTGCCGACCACCTGCGCCAGGCGGTCCGGGTCGGCGACGACGATCGCCGGCACGCCGTCGCCGATCGCCGGCGCCAGGGTGACCGGCTTGGCCGCCGCGGCGGAGGCGTGCGGCGCCAGCGTCTGCTCGAGCCACGGCCGCAGCGCGAACGGGCGCGGCCGCAGATCGACGACGCCGGCGTCCATCTTCGAGAAGTCGAGCAGGTCGTTGATCAGGGCGTGCAACTGCCCCGCGGCGCGCTTGATGGTGGCGACGAAATCGCGCTGCTCGTCGCTCACCGCGACGTCGAGCGCCATGTCGGCCATGCCGAAGATGATGTTCACCGGCGTCCGCAGATCGTGGCTGACGCTGGCGACGAAGTCGCGGCGGGCGTGGCTCGCCGCCTCCGCCGCTTCCTTCGCCGCCTTCAGCTCCTCGCGCGCCTCGAACAGGCCGCGCCGCTGGCGATCGCCGAAGACCGCCCCGGCCACCGAGAGCCCGCACAGGGACAGCATGCCGGTGATCAGGATGCCGGCATCGACGGAGGCGGACACGGTGGTCGTCAGGCCGACCAGCAGGCCGGCGCTGCCGACGGCGGCGACCGCGAGCTGCGGACCGCCGCCGAGCGGGAAGGCGGTGAGGAAGCCGATGACGATGTACAGGTTGCCGAGCGCCAGCACCTCGGCCTCGCCGCCACCGAGGATGTGGTAGGTGCTGGTGTTGACGACCAGGAGGACCCCGACCAGCGTCGTCAGCGTCACCACCAGCGCCGGCGGCGCGTCGGGTCGCCGCCGCGTCAGCCACACCGCCAGGGCGCAGTACAGCGCCCCCAGCGTGTAGATGATGCCGTAGAGCCACAACCGCTGCGGCGCGTGCCAGAGCTCGAACATCGCCACCCCGGCATAGGTGACGAGGAACGCCGCGACGGCGAATGGCAGATGCCGGCACACCATGCGGGCACGGTCGCTCGCGTAGCGCGCGCCGATGTCGGCGGCGGCGAGCACCGCCGCGGTCGGACGGCCCGCGGCGGTCGCCGGCGCGCGCTCCACCGCGCGCGCGTGGCTCAACGGCATCGATACCCCGGCCAAGCAGGAACCCCCGTGACGCGCGCGCCCCGATGATGACGAAGGGCGCGAACGAGGCCGACGCTACCACGCACGTCACCGAGCAGGAACCGCGAATGGCTCCACAGCGAAACGCACGTCGCCCGGCATGCGGCGCCGCCGTCGCGTCCGCCGCGCCGTGCGGCTCGCTCGCGCCGCCGTCGCGGGCGCCTTGCACGGCACGGGAAAATTCCGCGCCGGGCTGTTCGCACCCGTGCAACGCGCGCCGGGACTCCGGGGCCGCACGGCGCGTCACCGTGGTCCCGGCATGCCTGGCATGCGCCTTGGATTTCCGTTGTGTCACGACACCAACGCAGTTGGTGCGGCCCCGGCCGCGCCACCGGACGCGTGCCGCGGCCCGCCGACGAGAAAGGAGGGCGAGATGGACCCCAAGAGCACGGTTCCGGTACCGAGGAGCGCCGCCCTGCGAGCGCGCGATCCCTTCGCGGCGTTGCGGCGCGAGATGAACGAGCTGTTCGAGGGCTTCTTCCCGAGCAGCGGCGACAACGGCGGGGTCGGCGAGTTCATGCCGCGCATCGACGTCAAGGAGACGGACGGCGAGGTGCGGGTGAGCGCCGAGCTGCCGGGAATCGACGAGAAGGAGGTCGAGATCTCGGTCGACGGCGACCTGCTGACCATCAAGGGCGAGAAAAAGGAGGAGAAGGAGGAGAAGGGCGAGGAGTACTATCGCCTGGAGCGCTCCTACGGCAGCTTCCGCCGCAGCGTGACGTTGCCCTGCCCGGTCGACGTCGACAAGGCGACGGCGAGCGCCGCCAAGGGCGTCTTCACGGTCGTGCTGCCGAAGTCGGCGGCGGCGAAGAAGAAGACGATCGCGGTGAAGGCGGCGTAGCCCGCCGCGTCAGCTCGGCCACGCGAGTGGGGAGGCGCTGCGCGCGACGACGCGCCGCGCACCTGGCCCGTGATCCGGCCGGGGCCGCTGCCGCGGCCCCCGGCCGGGCGAGTCGACAGCCTGCGGGCGCCGCTCGACCGGTCACGTCATCAGCGCCGGCACCGTCGCCCAGTCCTCCGCATCGTGGCCGAAGATCAGGCGCGCCCCGGCGGCGCGCAACGCCCGCAGGCGCAGCAGCGCGGCGCGCATCGCCTCGGGGTCGTCGGCGATCGACGGCAGGTGCAACGTTTCCAGCGTGCGGCGGAGGTAGCAGGCGTCGGCGGTGAGGATCACGTCGCCGGAATCGAGGCGCAGCCGCAGCGACTGGTGCCCCGGCGTGTGCCCGTGGGTCGGCAGGCAGACGATGCGGCCGTCGCCGAAGACGTCGTGCTCGCCGTCCACCAGCAGCACGTCATGCCCGTGGTCGTAGTCGTGCGGGAAGTAGTGCTGGCGCGCGATCTGATCCGGATCGTGCCCGGCCGCCCATTCGCGCCGCTGCACGAGCAGGCGCGCGTTCGGGATCTGCGCGTTGCCGCCGCTGTGATCGAAGTGGAGGTGCGAATTGATCAGCAGGCGCACCCGCGTGGCCTCGATGCCGATGGCCGCGAGTCGCGCCGCCACCTCTTCGCCGGGCGCGAACTGCACGTCGAAGACGTTCGACACCACCCCCAGCCGCCCCGCCGGATCACGCTGCGTCTGCGGATGCAGTCCGCTGTCGAACAGCACCACGCCCCGCGGATGCTCGATCACGAAGCAGGGAACGGGAACCCGCAGGCGCCCCGGCTCGCCAGCGAGAAACCCGCCCATCGGCCCGTCCAGCCATCCGCAGGTCAGCGCATGCAAACGCATCGGCGTCCTCCCATGCCGCTCGCCGCGCCGCCGTGGGGGATCACGGGACGGATCACGGCTCGAGCAGGACCTTGAGCGCGCCGCGCGCCGCGGCGAGGCGCAATGCCTCGGCGCCGTCGCGCAACGGCCGCCGGGCGGTGATCAGCGGGCGCACGTCCACCGTCCCGCGCGCCAGCGCATCGAGCGCCGGCGCGAACGGACCGCAGCGCGAGCCGACGACGGTGATCTCGTCGACCACCACCGGCGCCAGGTCGAGCGGGGCCGCGTGCGCGACCGTGCTCTTCAGCACCAGCGTGCCGCGCGGCCGGGTCGCGGCGATGGCCTGGGCCATCCCCTCGGCTCGGCCGGTCGCCTCGACGACGACCTCGACCTGCGCGCGGTTCCACTCTTCGGCGGTCGCGGTCGCGATGCCGCGCCGGCGCAGGATCGCCAGCTTGTCGGGATGGCGGCCAACCGCCAGAACCTGCGCGCCCGCCGCGGCCAGCACCTGCGCCACGAGCAGCCCGAGCTTGCCGTCGCCCAGGACGACGCAGCGCGCCCGCGCCGCCGCCGGCACCTGCTCGAGGATCTCGCAGGCCGCGGCGAGCGGTTCGCAGAACACCGCCGCGTCGTCCGGCACGCCGTCCGGCACCGCGTGCAGGTTGGCGACCGGCACCGCGACGTATTCGGCGAAGGCGCCGTCGGCGCCGAGGATCCCCATCACCGTCCGGCTCGGACAGTGGCGCCGGAGTCCCGCGACGCAGGTCTCGCACCGCCCGCACGCGAAGTTGATCTCGCCCACCACGCGGCGGCCGCGCCAGGCGTCGGGGCCGTCGACGACGACGCCGACGAGCTCGTGGCCGAGCACGCCGCGGAAACCCATGTAGCCGCGCGTCAGCTCGAGATCCGTGTTGCAGATGCCGGCCAGGGTCACGCGCACCACGGCCGTGTCGGCGCCCGGCACGGGCTCCGGGTGCTGCACGACGGCGGCCGTGGCGCCGTCCCACCGCAGGGCGCGCATGGAGCCGTCAGTCTCAGCTTTGCCGTCGCGCCGCAACCCGCGCCAGCTCGGCGCCGCCCCGCGCGAGCGGGCGGCGGGGATCCGCGTGTATCGGCGCTGCCCGTCCTCGGAACACCGATGGACACCGACCCCTCCCCGCCGCCTCCCGATGCACACCGATCCGCCCCGCCACCGCCGCCGAAGCGAGGGCATCCGCGTTCATTGGCGGGGGGGAGCGGCGGGGATCCGTGTTCATCTGTGTTCCCCGGCTGTGTTCCCCGGCTCGAGGAACACCGATGGACACCGACCCCACGCCGCCGCCTCCCGATGAACACCGATCCGCCCCGCCACCGCCGCCGAAGCAAGGGATCCGTGTTCATTGGCGGGGGGAGCGGCGGGGATCCGCGTTCATCTGTGTTCCTCGAGCCGAGGAACACCGATGGACACCGACCCCCGCCGCGGTCACGGATCGAGGTTCACCAGCTCGCCGGTCGCGAGGTCGAGGCGGCGGTAGTAGCAGTTGCGGGGCTGACCCTGGGCGTTCTTGGTGTGGCAGATGCCGCCGCGGCGTGGGCGGACGAGGTAGAGGAGGGAATTCTGCTCGCAGTTCACCCGCACCTCGAGCAGGTCGAAGGTCTCGCCCGACGTCTTGCCCTTCTCCCACAGCTCGTTGCGCGAGGTGCTCCAGAACACCGCCGTGCGCTGGGCGATGCTGGCGCGCAGCGCCTGCTCGTTGGCGTAGGCGACGAGGATGACCTCGCCGGTGTCGGCGTTCTGCACGGCCACCGGCAGGATGTCCGGGCAGGCCGTGGTGGCCTTGAGCAGCTTGCGGAAATCCAGCGTCAGGGCGCGGCCTTCTTCGAGCTCGTTCATCCGGGGAGGTAAACCACAGCGCCCGGCGGAGCACCACAGCGGACCGGACGGATTGAATCGTCGAAGGAGGAAACGGCATCGCCGAGACGGCGGAGAACCCCGGCGCGGTGGTCCTCGGCCGGCGGCTGTGGTTTGTTCCGCCGAATGGACCGCTCCGCCACCCTGCGCCGGGCGCGCGACCTGCTGGCGCCGCGGCGCGAACGGTTGCCGGCGGCGGCGCGGGCGGTCGACCTGCTGGAGCGCGACCTGCTGCCGC
This genomic window from bacterium contains:
- a CDS encoding phosphoribosyl-AMP cyclohydrolase; its protein translation is MNELEEGRALTLDFRKLLKATTACPDILPVAVQNADTGEVILVAYANEQALRASIAQRTAVFWSTSRNELWEKGKTSGETFDLLEVRVNCEQNSLLYLVRPRRGGICHTKNAQGQPRNCYYRRLDLATGELVNLDP
- a CDS encoding Hsp20/alpha crystallin family protein; amino-acid sequence: MDPKSTVPVPRSAALRARDPFAALRREMNELFEGFFPSSGDNGGVGEFMPRIDVKETDGEVRVSAELPGIDEKEVEISVDGDLLTIKGEKKEEKEEKGEEYYRLERSYGSFRRSVTLPCPVDVDKATASAAKGVFTVVLPKSAAAKKKTIAVKAA
- a CDS encoding N-acyl homoserine lactonase family protein; translation: MRLHALTCGWLDGPMGGFLAGEPGRLRVPVPCFVIEHPRGVVLFDSGLHPQTQRDPAGRLGVVSNVFDVQFAPGEEVAARLAAIGIEATRVRLLINSHLHFDHSGGNAQIPNARLLVQRREWAAGHDPDQIARQHYFPHDYDHGHDVLLVDGEHDVFGDGRIVCLPTHGHTPGHQSLRLRLDSGDVILTADACYLRRTLETLHLPSIADDPEAMRAALLRLRALRAAGARLIFGHDAEDWATVPALMT
- a CDS encoding alcohol dehydrogenase catalytic domain-containing protein, coding for MRALRWDGATAAVVQHPEPVPGADTAVVRVTLAGICNTDLELTRGYMGFRGVLGHELVGVVVDGPDAWRGRRVVGEINFACGRCETCVAGLRRHCPSRTVMGILGADGAFAEYVAVPVANLHAVPDGVPDDAAVFCEPLAAACEILEQVPAAARARCVVLGDGKLGLLVAQVLAAAGAQVLAVGRHPDKLAILRRRGIATATAEEWNRAQVEVVVEATGRAEGMAQAIAATRPRGTLVLKSTVAHAAPLDLAPVVVDEITVVGSRCGPFAPALDALARGTVDVRPLITARRPLRDGAEALRLAAARGALKVLLEP